The Neovison vison isolate M4711 chromosome 5, ASM_NN_V1, whole genome shotgun sequence genome includes a region encoding these proteins:
- the LOC122907711 gene encoding small integral membrane protein 36-like — MEFYLEIDPVTLNLIILVASYVILLLVFLISCVLYDCRGKDPSKEYAPETTLDAQPSIRLLVMQQSTSEDPWARRPSLHLGDPALLGKKSTMV, encoded by the coding sequence ATGGAGTTTTACTTGGAGATTGACCCTGTCACCTTGAACCTGATCATCCTAGTAGCCAGCTACGTTATCTTGCTCCTGGTGTTCCTCATCTCCTGCGTGCTGTATGACTGCCGAGGCAAGGACCCCAGTAAGGAGTACGCTCCCGAGACCACCCTTGATGCCCAGCCTTCCATCCGCTTGCTGGTGATGCAGCAGAGTACTTCAGAGGACCCCTGGGCAAGGAGGCCCAGCCTTCATTTGGGGGATCCTGCTCTACTAGGGAAGAAAAGCACAATGGTGTGA
- the LOC122906556 gene encoding LOW QUALITY PROTEIN: uncharacterized protein LOC122906556 (The sequence of the model RefSeq protein was modified relative to this genomic sequence to represent the inferred CDS: inserted 1 base in 1 codon; substituted 2 bases at 2 genomic stop codons), which yields MGQTVTTPLSLTLSHWSDVRDRANNQSVEIRKKKWVTLCSSEWPTFNVGWPRDGTFNLDIISQVEAKVFSPGPHGHPDQVPYIVTWRALVSDPPLWVQPFVLLPKPCSSPITPTAPPPLKEQLSHPQTTPSRETAQPTPPPPTPTSSSLYPALTPLQDKSPKLPKPVQPAPEPVQSAPVLPPDTESPLIDLLTEEPPPYPEATTEERKPSSLASPIAGRLRDRRAQPPSQVSQAFPLREGPNGRPQYWPFTASDLYNWKQHNPPFSKDPATLTNLIESILVTHQPTWDDCQQLLQTLLTSEEKQRVLLEARKNVPGDDGRPTQLPNEIDIAFPLTRPNWDFATSAGREHLRLYRQLLIAGLRAAARRPTNLAQVKQVIQGREETPSAFLERLKEAYRMYTPYDPDDEGQATSVSMSFIWQSSPDIRGKLQRLEGLQGYTLSDLLKEAEKVFNKRETPEEKEERIWLRMKEAQDERDKKRSRELTKVLATVVTQGQDREGVRMGERERRRTKLDRDQCAYCKERGHWARECPRNPKNLRGPLTPKPLTSLLTLEDXGSQGQEPPPEPRITLSVGGQPVTFLVDTGAQHSVLTQTLGPLSNRTAWVQGATGGKNYRWTTERRVQLATGKVTHSFLHVPDCPYPLLGRDLLTKLKAQIHFNPEGAAITGPNGGPLQVLTLHLEEEYRLYEPEQTPEVQNEAWLREFPMAWAETGGMGMARQQPPLLIQLKATATPVSIKQYPMSQEARQGIRPHIKRLLDQGILIPCRSPWNTPLLPVKKPGTGDYRPVQDLREVNKRVEDIHPSVPNPYNLLSTLPPSHEWYTVLDLKDAFFCLRLHPVSQPLFAFEWRDPDLGLSGQLTWTRLPQGFKNSPTLFDEALHRDLADFRVQHPSLVLLQYVDDLLLAANSKENCLNGTKALLQALGQLGYRASAKKAQICQKQVTYLGYQLREGQRWLTEARKQTILRIPTPTTPRHLREFLGTAGFCRLWIPGFAEMAAPLYSLTKQGAQFHWGEEQQRAFSDIKKALLESPALGLPDVTKAFELFVDEKQGYAKGVLTQRLGPWKRPVAYLSKKLDPVATGWPPCLRMVAAIAILVKDAGKLTLGQSLTILAPHAVEALVKQPPDRWLSNARLTHYQAMLLDTDRVQFGPVVALNPATLLPLPEVTETHDCLQILAEVHGTRKDLTDQPLKGADYTWYTDGSSFLHNGERRAGAAITNETEVIWSKMLSPGTSAQRAELIALTQALQMAEGKKLNVYTDSRYAFATAHVHGEIYRRRGLLTSEGKEIKNKPEILALLKALFLPQKLSIMHCPSHQKDDSPVARGNRLADQAAKEAALGEKETGPILTLSTWPPQENIKPMEYSSEDQELLKKMGATWDPKEGVYTMDEKIVMPTLYSHHIVQSLHSLTHLSENKMKTLLNNEHQPYLLLNQDKALRSIIKNCLVCAQVNTRKTYAAPGVRIRGHRPGVHWEIDFTEIKPGLYGYRYLLVFVDTFSGWVEAFPTKHETSNVVTKKXTXRNLSQVWNAPDIRHRQWSSLRLPGKSESGQIIGD from the exons atggGACAGACAGTGACTACTCCTTTAAGTCTGACCCTAAGCCACTGGAGCGACGTCCGAGACCGGGCAAACAACCAATCGGTGGAAATACGGAAAAAGAAATGGGTCACCCTTTGTTCCTCCGAGTGGCCCACTTTCAATGTGGGATGGCCACGCGATGGCACTTTTAACCTTGATATTATTTCTCAGGTGGAAGCCAAAGTTTTCAGCCCCGGACCCCATGGGCATCCCGATCAGGTGCCCTACATCGTCACCTGGAGGGCTCTGGTTTCAGACCCCCCACTCTGGGTCCAGCCCTTTGTTCTCCTTCCCAAACCCTGCTCCTCCCCTATCACCCCCACTGCGCCGCCTCCCCTAAAAGAGCAACTGTCCCACCCCCAAACCACGCCCTCCAGGGAGACTGCgcaacccacccctcccccacctactcccacttcctcttctctttacccTGCCCTTACCCCACTCCAGGATAAATCCCCAAAACTTCCCAAGCCTGTTCAGCCTGCTCCCGAGCCTGTTCAGTCTGCTCCCGTTTTGCCTCCAGACACTGAGTCCCCTCTTATCGACCTGTTAACGGAAGAACCCCCTCCCTACCCGGAGGCCACAACAGAAGAGCGAAAGCCTAGTTCCCTGGCGTCACCCATTGCGGGGCGACTCAGGGACCGACGTGCACAGCCACCAAGTCAAGTCTCCCAAGCTTTCCCCTTGAGGGAAGGTCCTAACGGTCGGCCACAGTACTGGCCCTTTACTGCTTCTGATCTCTATAACTGGAAGCAACATAACCCTCCCTTCTCTAAGGACCCCGCCACCCTGACTAACTTGATTGAATCTATTCTAGTTACCCATCAACCCACTTGGGATGATTGTCAACAGCTGTTGCAGACTCTGCTGACCtcggaggaaaagcagagagttCTTCTGGAAGCCCGAAAGAACGTACCGGGCGATGATGGGCGACCAACCCAGTTGCCTAATGAGATCGACATAGCTTTTCCCTTAACCCGCCCTAACTGGGACTTCGCCACTTCTGCAGGTAGGGAGCACCTTCGTCTCTATCGCCAGTTGCTCATAGCGGGTCTCCGAGCAGCCGCAAGGCGGCCCActaatttggctcaggttaagcaagtaatacagggaagggaagagacacCTTCTGCCTTTCTAGAGAGACTTAAGGAGGCTTATAGGATGTACACCCCGTATGACCCTGATGATGAAGGGCAAGCAACTAGTGTATCAATGTCCTTTATCTGGCAGTCAAGCCCTGATATTAGGGGCAAATTACAGAGATTAGAAGGGCTACAGGGGTATACACTTTCTGACTTattaaaagaggcagaaaaggtgttcaataaaagagaaactccggaagagaaagaggagagaatatggttaagaatgaaagaggcacaggatgaaagagataaaaagcgGAGCAGGGAATTGACTAAGGTATTGGCCACCGTAGTTACTCAGGGACAGGACAGAGAGGGAGTCAGGATGGGAGAGCGAGAACGAAGAAGGACCAAATTAGACAGAGACCAATGTGCCTATTGcaaggaaagaggacactgggccCGAGAGtgtcccaggaaccccaagaatcTCAGAGGACCCTTGACGCCCAAACCATTGACTTCCCTACTGACGTTGGAAGACTAGGGAAGTCagggccaggagcccccccctGAGCCCAGGATAACTTTAAGCGTCGGGGGGCAGCCAGTTACCTTCCTAGTCGACACCGGGGCCCAGCATTCAGTCCTAACCCAGACTCTAGGACCACTTAGCAACCGAACtgcttgggtacaaggagcaactgGAGGAAAGAACTATCGATGGACCACGGAACGCAGGGTCCAGCTGGCTACCGGTAAGGTGACGCATTCATTTCTACACGTACCCGATTGCCCCTACCCGTTACTGGGGAGAGACCTTCTAACCAAACTAAAGGCCCAAATCCACTTCAACCCAGAAGGGGCGGCAATAACAGGCCCCAATGGAGGACCCTTACAGGTCTTGACCCTCCATTTGGAGGAGGAATATAGACTATATGAACCTGAACAGACCCCAGAGGTCCAAAATGAAGCTTGGCTGAGAGAATTCCCTATGGCCTGGGCGGAAACGGGGGGCATGGGGATGGCTCGTCAACAGCCCCCTCTCTTAATCCAACTTAAGGCAACAGCCACCCCAGTGTCAATAAAGCAGTATCCAATGTCACAGGAAGCCCGCCAAGGCATAAGGCCCCATATTAAGAGGCTTCTTGATCAAGGAATCCTAATTCCCTGCCGGTCACCTTGGAATACACCTCTCTTACCAGTAAAAAAACCTGGCACAGGAGATTACCGGCCAGTACAGGATCTAAGAGAAGTCAACAAAAGAGTTGAGGACATACATCCCTCTGTGCCCAACCCATATAATCTACTGAgcaccctgcccccttcccatgaATGGTATACGGTGCTAGATTTAAAGGATGCCTTTTTCTGTTTAAGGCTACATCCAGTGAGCCAGCCACTCTTCGCCTTTGAGTGGAGGGACCCAGATCTAGGGCTCTCAGGACAGTTAACTTGGACCCGGCTTCCCCAGGGTTTCAAGAACAGTCCCACTCTGTTTGATGAGGCGCTGCACAGAGACTTAGCTGATTTCCGGGTGCAGCATCCTTCCCTGGTACTTCTTCAGTATGTCGATGACCTCCTCTTGGCTGCTAACTCCAAGGAAAATTGCCTGAACGGCACTAAAGCCCTCTTACAGGCACTGGGACAATTAGGGTATCGGGCCTCAGCCAAAAAGGCCCAAATATGCCAAAAACAAGTCACCTACTTGGGATATCAgctgagagaaggacagagatggcTCACTGAGGCACGAAAGCAGACTATTCTCCGCATTCCCACACCTACCACCCCACGCCACCTAAGGGAATTCCTGGGAACTGCTGGATTTTGCCGCCTATGGATCCCTGGGTTTGCGGAAATGGCAGCCCCTTTATACTCCCTCACTAAGCAGGGGGCTCAGTTCCACTGGGGCGAAGAGCAGCAACGGGCCTTTTCCGACATCAAAAAGGCCTTATTAGAatccccagccctgggactcCCAGATGTGACTAAGGCCTTCGAACTGTTCGTAGATGAAAAACAGGGCTATGCCAAGGGAGTACTAACCCAAAGGCTAGGGCCTTGGAAGCGCCCAGTGGCCTACCTGTCAAAAAAGCTAGACCCTGTGGCCACTGGTTGGCCACCCTGTCTGCGGATGGTGGCTGCCATCGCCATCTTAGTCAAAGACGCGGGCAAACTAACTTTGGGCCAATCACTAACCATCTTGGCCCCCCATGCGGTCGAAGCTTTGGTCAAGCAACCCCCAGACAGGTGGCTTTCCAATGCTCGCCTGACTCATTATCAGGCCATGCTTCTGGACACTGATCGTGTACAGTTCGGACCCGTGGTGGCGCTCAACCCTGCCACCCTACTCCCCTTACCCGAGGTTACGGAAACACATGATTGCCTCCAGATCCTAGCTGAGGTCCATGGCACCCGAAAGGATCTGACGGACCAGCCCCTCAAGGGAGCGGACTACACCTGGTATACAGATGGCAGTAGCTTCCTGCACAATGGCGAGCGAAGAGCCGGAGCTGCAATAACTAATGAGACAGAGGTGATCTGGTCCAAGATGCTATCCCCTGGGACATCAGCTCAGCGGGCAGAGCTCATCGCCCTGACTCAGGCTCTACAGAtggcagaaggtaagaaactGAACGTTTATACCGACAGTCGCTATGCCTTTGCTACGGCCCACGTACATGGTGAAATCTATCGGAGGAGAGGGCTCCTCACCtccgaaggaaaagaaattaaaaataaacctgaaatattGGCTCTGCTCAAAGCTTTGTTCCTGCCCCAAAAGTTGAGCATTATGCATTGCCCGAGTCACCAAAAGGATGATAGCCCAGTGGCAAGGGGAAACCGACTGGCAGATCAAGCTGCTAAGGAAGCTGCCCTAGGGGAAAAAGAGACCGGGCCCATTCTTACCCTGAGCACATGGCCCccacaagaaaatattaaacctatggaatacagttCTGAGGATCAGGAGCTGCTAAAGAAAATGGGGGCTACATGGGACCCAAAAGAAGGGGTATATACCATGGACGAAAAAATTGTTATGCCCACTCTGTATTCTCACCATATAGTCCAATCTTTGCACTCACTGACCCATCTGAgcgaaaacaaaatgaaaaccctcCTAAATAATGAGCATCAACCGTACTTGTTACTAAACCAAGACAAGGCGTTGCGATCCATAATTAAAAATTGCTTAGTCTGTGCACAAGTAAATACCAGAAAAACCTATGCTGCCCCTGGAGTGCGCATTCGAGGACATCGCCCTGGTGTTCACTGGGAAATCGACTTCACGGAAATAAAACCTGGACTCTATGGCTATAGATATTTATTAGTTTTCGTAGACACTTTTTCAGGATGGGTAGAAGCCTTCCCCACCAAGCACGAGACTTCGAATGTGGTCACCAAGA CTACTTGAAGAAATCTTTCCCAGGTATGGAATGCCCCAGATATTAGGCACCGACAATGGTCCAGCCTTCGTCTCCCAGGTAAGTCAGAAAGTGGCCAAATTATTGGGGATTAA